A genome region from Prionailurus bengalensis isolate Pbe53 chromosome B4, Fcat_Pben_1.1_paternal_pri, whole genome shotgun sequence includes the following:
- the LOC122473111 gene encoding olfactory receptor 6C4-like — translation MKNQTFLTEFILLGLSDIPEIQLVIFIFLFLTYVFSIIGNLTIITLTLLDSHLQTPMYFFLRNFSFLEISFTTTFTPRLLFSITTGNKSISFAGCFTQYFFAIFFGATEFYLLAAMSFDRYVAICKPLHYMTIMSSTVCIQLVLCSWLAGFLIIISPIILTSQLDFCASNMLNHYYCDYGPLLEISCSDTRFLELVDFILAVVTLVVTLVLVILSYTNIIWTILKIPSAQQRKKAFSTCFSHMIVISLSYGSCIFMYIKPSAKEGVAFNKGVAVLNNSVAPLLNPFIYTLRNKQVKQAFKDVARKIMSI, via the coding sequence ATGAAAAACCAAACCTTTCTGACAGAATTCATTCTGCTGGGACTATCAGACATCCCGGAGATCCAACTTGTaatctttatatttctcttcctCACCTACGTATTCAGCATCATTGGAAACCTGACAATCATCACCCTTACTCTACTGGATTCCCACCTCCAGActcccatgtatttcttcctccGGAATTTCTCCTTCTTAGAAATTTCCTTTACAACCACTTTTACTCCCAGGCTGCTGTTCAGCATCACAACTGGAAACAAGAGCATCAGCTTTGCTGGCTGCTTCACTCAGTACTTCTTTGCCATCTTCTTCGGAGCCACAGAGTTTTACCTTCTGGCTGCCATGTCCtttgaccgctatgtggccataTGCAAACCCCTGCATTACATGACCATTATGAGCAGCACAGTCTGCATCCAGCTGGTCCTCTGCTCTTGGTTGGCTGGATTCCTAATCATCATATCCCCAATCATCCTGACCAGTCAGCTGGATTTCTGTGCCTCCAACATGCTGAATCATTATTACTGTGACTATGGACCCCTCCTAGAAATATCTTGCTCAGACACAAGATTCCTGGAGCTGGTTGACTTTATCTTAGCAGTTGTGACCTTGGTGGTCACTCTGGTGCTGGTGATTCTCTCCTACACAAACATCATCTGGACCATTCTCAAGATCCCCTCAgctcagcaaaggaaaaaggCTTTTTCCACGTGTTTTTCCCACATGATTGTCATCTCCCTCTCTTATGGCAGCTGCATCTTCATGTACATAAAACCCTCAGCTAAAGAAGGAGTTGCCTTCAATAAGGGGGTAGCTGTGCTCAATAACTCAGTTGCCCCTTTATTGAACCCATTCATTTACACCTTAAGgaacaaacaagtaaaacaagCCTTCAAGGATGTGGCCAGAAAGATTATGAGTATTTAA